CGTGCCTGAAGGCAGTGCCGCCGCGTTGCGCTTCGAGGTGCTGGGCATGGTCGACGGCAGGCCCGCGGTGGTGCTCGAACACATCACCCGACTGCGTGAGGATCTGTGCCCCGAGTGGCCACAGCCCGCGCAGCCCGGTGGTTCCTATCGGGTCGAGATCACCGGCGAGCCGTCCTATGCCATGGACATCTGCCTGAGCAGCCGGCGCGGCGACCACAACCACGCTGGCCTGGTCGCCACCGCGATGCGGGTGGTCAACGCGATTCCAGCGGTGGTGGCTGCCCCGCCCGGAATTCGTACCACCCTGGATCTGCCACTGATTCCGGGCCGGGGCTTGTATTTGCCGGCGGACTGATCGCCCACCGGAGTGGCGGTTGCCGGCACCGGTATCCTCACCGCGAAAAGGCCACCACGAACCCGGATGGGCAGGTAAGCAACCTTGACCTCTGACACCGCCCTGCGCGCCCTGTTCATCAACGCCACCCTGAAACGTTCGCCGGAACTGAGCCACACCGACGGCCTGATCGAACGCAGCGCCGGCATCATGGGTGAGCAAGGCGTCGAGGTCGACACTCTGCGCGCCATCGACCACGACATCGCCACCGGCGTGTGGCCGGACATGACCGAACACGGTTGGCAGACAGACGAATGGCCGAGTCTGTACGAGCGGGTGCTGGCCGCCGACATCCTGGTGCTGTGCGGACCGATCTGGCTGGGCGACAACAGCTCGGTGATGAAGCGGGTGATCGAGCGTCTCTACTCTTGCTCACACCTGCTCAACGACCGGGGTCAGTACGCCTACTACGGACGCGTCGGTGGCTGTCTGATCACCGGCAACGAAGACGGCGTGAAGCATTGCGCGATGAACATCCTCTACAGCCTGCAGCACCTGGGATACACCATCCCGCCGCAGGCCGACGCGGGCTGGATCGGGCCGGCCGGCCCCGGCCCGTCCTACCTCGACCCCGGGTCGGGCGGCCCGGAGAATGACTTCACCAACCGCAACACCACCTTCATGACCTACAACCTGATACACGTCGCGCGCATGTTGAAGGCCGGCGGCGGCATTCCGGCCGAAGGCAATCAGCGCACCGAGTGGGACGCCGGCTGCCGCCCGAGTTTCGCCAATCCGGAATACCGCAGCTAGGGCGGGCGCCGACCGCGACGTCCGAGGTTTCGGTTAACCTAACTTTTTACTTCGAACGGTAGGGATAGGTCGCGGAGTTGGCGCAGGACATCACTGTCACGGACAGGGCGGGCTCGGACAAGGCGGGCTGGTATCTGCTGGGTCCTGCCTTCGTCGCGGCGATCGCCTATGTCGACCCGGGCAACGTCGCGGCCAACGTCAGCTCGGGATCCAAGTTCGGGTATCTGCTGCTATGGGTCATCGTCGGCGCGAATGTGATGGCCGGACTGGTTCAGTACCTGTCGGCCAAGCTTGGGCTGGTCACCGGGCATTCGCTGCCGGAGGCGATCGGCCGCGGAATGGGGCGTCCCGCCCGGCTGGCGTACTGGGCACAGGCCGAGATCGTCGCCATGTCAACCGATGTCGCCGAGGTGATCGGCGGGGCCATCGCGTTGCGGATTCTGTTCGGGTTGCCGCTGCCGCTCGGCGGGCTGATCACCGGAGTCATCTCCCTGGTGCTGCTGTTGATCAAAGACCGGCGCGGCCAGCGTCTGTTCGAGGCGGTCATCACCGGGCTGCTGTTGGTGATCGCTCTGGGGTTCACCGCCAGCTTCTTCGTGGCCACGCCCCCGGCAGGAGAGGTGATGTCCGGCTTGGTGCCGCGCTTCCAGGGCACCGAAAGTGTGTTGCTGGCCGCCGCCATTCTGGGCGCCACGGTCATGCCGCACGCGGTGTATCTGCACTCCGGGCTGTCCCGCGACCGGCACGGGCAGCCCGAGGCGGGCGCCGCCAGGCGCCGGTTGCTGCGCATCACCCGCTGGGACGTCGGGGTCGCGATGGTGATCGCCGGCGGAGTGAATGCCGCGATGCTGCTGGTCGCCGCATTCAACATGCGCGGCCACGGTGACGTGGCATCCATCGACGACGCGTACGCCGCGGTGCGCGACACCCTGGGACCGACCATCGCGGTGCTGTTCGCGATCGGGCTGCTGGCCTCGGGGTTGGCGTCGTCCTCGGTGGGCGCCTACGCCGGCGCGATGATCATGCAGGGGTTGCTGCACTGGTCGGTGCCGATGGTGGTGCGCCGCCTCGTCACCCTGGGCCCGGCGATAGCGCTGTTGGCATTGAACGTCGACCCCACCAGAACCCTGGTGCTGTCCCAGGTGGTGCTGTCGTTCGGGATCCCGTTCGCCGTGCTGCCACTGGTCCGCCTCACCGCCAACCGGAAGCTGATGGGCGCCGATGCCAACCATCCCGCCACGACGGCTGTTGGTTGGGTGGTGGCGGTAATGATTAGTCTGCTTAACGTGGCACTGATCTATCTGACGGTGACGGGCTGAATGCCGGTCCGCCGGCACCTTTACTTCGCATACGGATCCAACCTGTGCGTGCGACAGATGGCGGCACGCTGTCCCGATGCCGGTGACCCGCGCCGGGCGGTGCTGTCCGATCACGACTGGCTGATCAATGAGCGCGGGGTGGCCACGGTCGAGCCGTGCGCGGGTGGCGAAGTGCATGGCGTGCTGTGGCGGCTTTCCGATCGCGACCTGACCGTCCTGGACAGCGCCGAGGGTGTGCCGGTCCGCTACCGGCGGGACCAACTGGATGTGCACACCGACTCGGGCCTCTCGCCGGCGTGGGTGTACATCGACCATCGGGTGACGCCCGGGCCTCCCCGGCCCGGTTACCTGTCGCGCATCATCGACGGCGCGACGCATCATGGGCTGCCGCAACGCTGGATCGACTTTCTGCGCCGCTGGGACCCGACGCGGTGGCCGCTGCCACTGTCTTCGAACGGGGATGGGCCGCAGTCGCTTTCAGCGTTGTTGAGCGAGCCGGGCATGGTCGAGCTGAGCCGGTTGCGGTCCCGGTTCGGATTTCTTGCCATCCACGGCGGCGGTCTCGAGCAGATGACCGACGTGATCGCCGAACGGGCCGCACGCGACGCGGGCGCCTCGGTGTACGTGCTGCGACACCCCGACCGCTACCCGCACCACCTGCCGTCGTCGCGGTTCGATCCGGGCGAGTCTGCCCAGTTGGCGGAGTTTCTCGACCATGTCGACGTCGCCGTCTCACTGCACGGGTACGGCCGGATCGGGCGCAGCACCCAACTGCTGGCCGGCGGACGCAACCGCGCGCTTGCGTCGCATGTGGCCGGGCATGTCCGACTGCCGGGGTATGAGGTGGTCACCGATCTTGACGCCATCCCGTCGGCGCTGAGAGGCCTGCATCCGGACAACCCGGTGAACCGCGTCCGCGGCGGGGGGACACAGCTGGAACTGCCGGTTCGGGTCCGGGGTTTGAGCCCGCGCAGCCCCCTCCCCGGTGCGGACGGTTGGTCACCGGTCACGGTCAGTTTGGCCCAGGGGTTGGCTGCGGCGGCCCGTTCCTGGCAGTTGTCTTCGGATTGATGGAGGTTGTTGGTGGACAAGGATTTTCGATTCGGCTTGAGCATCCGCTACTTCAGGTCGCGGGAGGCGTTGGTGGAAATCGCCAAGCGGGCCGAGGATCTCGGATTCGACGTGCTGTGCGTGCCAGACCATCTCGGTGCGGCCGCGCCGTTTCCGACATTGACCGCGGCCGCCATGGTCACCGAGCGGATCCACCTGAGCATGTACGTGCTCAACGCCGCGTTCTACAAGCCGGCGCTGTTGAGCCGCGACATCGGGGCTCTGGACATTCTGAGCGACGGGCGCCTGGAGGTGGGACTCGGAACCGGTTATGTCCGAGAGGAATTCGAAGCAGCCGAGCTGCCGTATCCGAGTGCCGGTGCGCGGGTCGACTATCTGCAGCACATGACCGAATACCTGACCGAGAATCACCCGCGGGTCCCGATCATGATCGCCGGCAGCGGTGACCGGGTGATGACGCTCGCCGCTCGGCATGCCGACATCATCGGGCTCACCGGCGCCAAGGTGCGTGACGTCGAGGATCCCCTGGCCGAGCGCATCGAGTTCGTCCGCAATGCGGCGGGTGACCGGTTCAGCGCGCTGGAGCTGAACCTGGTGATCACCGCGGTGCCCGGTCCCGACGAGACCATTCCCAACTTGGCCCTGACCCGCCGCAACGCGCCGGATCGCTCCGAGGAGGAGTTGCTGGCCATGCACTCGGTGCTCAGCGGCTCTCCGCGCGAGATGGCCGAGAAACTGGTGGGGCACCGGGACAAATACGGTGTCACCCACTTCACCGTGCAGGACAACCACATCGACAACTTCGCCAACGTGATCGCCGAACTGCGCTGATCGGCGAGCGGTCGGCGGTCGACGGTGCGCCCGGTAAGCTCAGCCCGTCGCCCCCGTAGCTCAGGGGATAGAGCACGGCTCTCCTAAAGCCGGTGTCGCAGGTTCGAATCCTGCCGGGGGCACCCTTGTCCTGTCTCGGGACATCGTTGACAGGTGTCCCGAGACATGGTTTACACCTCGTCCCGGTTTTCTGGGCTGTTTCCGCATTTCACGCCGCGTGGTTGGTAGTCGCGGGTGGGGTCGAGGGTGAGTTTGCGGATGAGGTGGCCGGTGCTGCGGTCCAGGACGCGGATGTCGAGGTCGTCGATGAGGACGGTGACTTTGGTGCCGGTGCGTCGTTTGCCGAGGCCGATGTGGTGTAGGCGGCTGTTGTGGCGCAGGGTGATGACGCCGGCGGCGTCGATGACGTCGGTTCGGATGCGGCAGTGGGCCGGGATGAGGTAGCCGCTCGGTGTGGCCTTGAGGCGGGCGTTGAACGCCTGTTGGGGGGTGGTTCTGTTGATCGCCCGGTGGGGGCGCTCGGTGTTGTAGTAATTGGTGAATTCGTCGAGTTGTTGTTGGAGTTGGGCCAGTGTGGTGGCGGGATGGGCTGTGAGCCATCGCTTTTGGGTTTGGTGGAAGCGCTCGACTTTGCCGCAGGTCTGGGGATGGTAGGGCCGGGAGTTGAGGTAGCGCACGCCTAGTTCGCCGAGGGTGATTTCTAGGGAGGTGCGTCCGCCGCGGCGGGGCGCGCCGGTGAAGATGGCGCCGTTGTCGGTGAGCACCGAGGCGGGTGTGCCCCAGCGGGTGAAGGCGGTGGTGAAGGTCGCGGTGACGTCGGGGCCGCTGATGGTGCGGCGGGCCACGCTGGCGATGTCTAGGCGGGAGTGGTCGTCGATGATGTTGAGGATTTCCGCACCGCCGCCGTGAGCGAGGTGCCAGTGGGTGGTGTCAGCTTGCCAGCATTGGTTGGGTAGTTCTGCGGCAAAGCGTTTCCAGGAGGAGCGGGGGCGCTTGTGGGGTTGGGGTGTGATGAAGCCGCGGCGCTGCAGGATGCGCCAGATCGTGGAGATGGCAGGCACGTTGGTGATGGTGGGGTCGGTGGCCAGGTGAGAGGCGATGGTGTCGGCGCCGGCGTCGAGGCCACGTTTGGTCAGGGTCTTGCGCAGTCGCACGATGCGATCCTCGACATCGAGGGCGACGGCGTGCGGGCTGTGGTGTGGCCGGCGTGAGTGGGGCAGGAAGGCGGCGTCACCTTCGGTGTCGTAGCGTTTGCACAGTTGTTGCACCCATTGCCGGGAGACGTCGTAATCACGGGCGACATCGCTTTTGCTGCGACCTTCCAGGACCACGGCGGTGATCACGAGCTGCGCCTTCGACATGGCTGACCTCCTGGCTTGCCGAGGTGTCAACTATGTCGCGAGACAGCTGCCAACTATGTCCTGAAATCACACACTGCCGGGGGCACCCTGTGACCAGCACAAACGCGATACCTTGCAAATTCGTGTGACCGCCGATCACCGCACGGGCGGCACCGCAACCAGAGATCGCCGTGGACAATACTCGGGTGAAGTCTGTTCCGGTCCGACGTGCGCTGGTCGGCGGTCTCGCGGGAGCGCTGATCCTGGCTGGGGGTTGGCGGGCCCGGGTGCTGCTCAGGACGAATCCGAACGGTGGCACCCCGGTGACTCTGCCCAACGGCTTGCGCGTCCGGCAATGGCAGAAGATCGAAACCGACTTCCTGTACGAAGAGACCTTCGGCAAGTACTCCGTGTATGCGAAGGGCAACTACATCGATTTTCAGCCCGGCGCGGTCATCGTGGACGCCGGCGCGAACGTCGGGATGTTCACGCTGTTCGCCGCCCACCGATGCCGCGGTGAGGCTGAAATCTTCGCCTTCGAACCCATTCCGACGACCTTCTCCGTGTTGGCGGCGAACGCTGCTGCGGCCACTCGTGGCGACTACGCTGCCGCGATGGGCGCCCGACCCGGTGCGTCGTTGAAGATCCATGCGATCAACTGCGGCTTGTCCGCCACAAAGGAAGAGGTGATCTTCCAGCACCACCCACACTTCTCCTTGTGGAGCACGCAGGATGCTGACTTTGCGCACCAGCGATTGGATCGGTTCCTGGCAGATGTGGCGGGAATGATCCCACTCGCTCCTGCCGTCCTCAGCCGGGCAGTTGTGCGACCGTTCGTCGCATGGATGGGCAGGACCAAGAAGGTGACGGCCACGCTGGTCCCGCTGTCGTCGATCATCGAGGAGTACCACCTCGATCGGATCGACATCCTGAAGGCCGATGTCGAGGGCGCCGAAGTGGCGGTGCTGCAAGGAATTACACCCAACCAGTGGGATATCGTCCGTCAAGTGGTGACGGAGGTGGAGTACTTCGCCACCAAAGATCTGGTCATCGAGATACTCGAAGCGCACGGGTTCACCACGCATTGGTACGCCAGTGAGCGCGAGCGCTACGGCGACGTGCGGAGCGAAGTGTGCATGGTCTACGCGTGGCGAGCGGAAGATCGCCGAACGCACCGGCCCACGACTTAATTTACTATTATAAGAAAATTGAGTCACCGGCCGGGAAGGCTTCACCATGCCGCAGCGGTTTCCCTTCGCGGACTATCCCAAAGGGTGGTATCAGGTTGCCTACAGCCATGAGGTCGGCGAGGGCGACGTGGTCGGGCTGCGGTACTTCGGCAGGCAGCTCGTCTGCTACCGGGGCGACTCCGGCACCGCCTACGTCCTCGACGCCTACTGCCCGCATCTGGGCGCAGACATCGGCGTCGGCGGCTCGGTCCGCGGCGATTGCGTCGTATGCCCCTTCCACGGGTGGTCCTTCGACGGTGCCGGGAGCAACGTCGACATCCCGTATACCAAGCGGCCCAACGCAACTGCCAAACTGCGCAGCTGGCCCACCACCGAACGCGCCGGCATCATCTTCGTCTGGCACTCTTCGCGCGGCGGCGAACCCGAGTGGGAGTTGCCCAAAATCCCGGAAAGCGACGATGCCGCCTTCGCTTTCTACGCCCCCGACCACGCACGGTGGCGATTCCGCTCGCACCCGCAGGAAGTCTTCGAAAACACCGTCGACATAGCCCATTTCGCCACGGTGCACGGAGTCTCGGCGTTCGGCGCACTCGAAGTCGAACAGGACGGCCACCTGTTTCGCGCGATCGCCGAGGTCAACTTCGAGACACCGCGCGGGCCAGTGTCCGGTGCGGTGGACTCAGAACTGTTCGGGATGGGCGTCGACGTCGTGCGGCATCGCGGCCTCGGTCGTTCGTGCACCATCCTCACCGTCACCCCCATCGACGGCGAATACGTCGAAGCGCGTTACACGTTCTTTGTGGCCGTCGAACCCGAGACGGGCGAAATGACCAGGATGGGCGTGGGGTTCGCGCGCGACTTCTGCAAACAGATCGAGCAGGACATCCCCATCTGGGAGAACAAGATCTACCGCGACCGGCCGAAGCTGGCGCAGGGCGAAGCCGCGATCATGGAATTCCGGAACTGGGCCCAGCTCTCATACGACGACACGGTGGCCCTTTAGCGATCAGGCGTGGACCGACTCCGCGGCCGCATCCTCGGATTCGCGGCGACCACGGCTGTGTACCAGGCAACCCGCCGCCACCGCCAGGCACGTCACGGCGGGAATCAGCAGCGCGTACCCGCCGAGCGGACCACCGACGAGCAACCCGATCACCCCGCCGGTCAGGAAAAGCACGAACGTCACGGAGAGGACCGTGGCCTTCCACTTCTCCAGCCCGTGCTCGCGACTGCGGCCGATCATCAGTCCCAGGTCAGTGATGGTGCCGGTGAAGTGGGTAGTACGCACCGCCATGCCGCGGAAGCTCGACGTCAGCCCGTTCTGCATGCCGAGCGCCGTCGCCGCGCAGACCGCCTGCACGATCGGTTGGTCCAGACCGAGAGTGTCCAGCAGCGCCCTGACCGGAGTGTCCTCTAGACCGGCGGCGGCCAGACCGAGCAACGTCGCCTCGAAGATCAGCAACGCGGCATGACGCGGGCCGGCCTGCGCCCGGGTCGGGGCGAGCACCGCTCCCGCGATCGCCGCCCCCAACAGGAACCCGAAGATGATGGCGGCGAGCAGATGCCCTTCGTACAGCCAAGGGTTCGCCGTGTTCATACCCAGCTGCGTCGTGGCCGCGGTCACATTCGCGACCGGAAACGCCAGCAACAAGATGGCGACGGCGTTCACGAAACCCGCCGTGAGGGCGAGCACGGCACTGTAACCGAGGACGACCCAGCGCGGAAGCGGGCCGCCTTCCTGGGCAGGTTGCATCCACCACTGCATTGCCGCAAGATACCCACATTGGTTGGTATCTAATCGTTTTCGGTCGACCAACCTTCGGTAAACGGCTCGTTGCGGAATATCAGAATTTGGCCTGAATTAATCGACGCGGGAATGTCCGGGTCAGGCGGCTTGCGCTTCCCGACGCGGCCTGGCGAAGATCACCTCGCGGAGCGCCGAGGGCTGGATGGCTCCCGACGCTTTGCGCCCGAAGTCGTTGGGCAGCGACAGCCGGAAGACCTTCTTCCAGGCCGAGGCGACCTGACGGGGCAGTGAGCCAGTGGTGTATGTCAAGCCGTACCGCTCGAACAACTCCTGCACCTTCGGTGCGATTTCCTGGTACCGGTTGCTGGGCAGATCCGGGTACAAGTGGTGCTCGATCTGGAAAGAAAGATTGCCAGTCATGAAGTGCAGGAACGCATTTCCGGAAATGTTCGCGGAGCCGAGCATCTGCCGCAGGTACCACTGACCGCGAGTTTCGCCCTCGATCGAGGTCTTCTCGTAGGTCTGTACGCCTTCGGGGAAGTGACCACACATGATCACCGAATGGGTCCACAGATTCCGGACGAGATTTGCGGTGAGGTTGGCGGTCACCGTAGTGACGGCCGAGGGACCCGACAGCAGGGGGTGCAGCACGTAGTCGCGCGTCACGTGCCTGCGCACCTTGGCCAGTACCTTCTTGCCCTGCCGCCGGAATTCTTCTTTGTCGCTCCGGCCCTGCAGGTACTTACCGATTTCGAGATCGTATGCCGCGATTCCGTACTGGAATAGGCAGGCGTTGATGAAATTCCACAACGGCTGCGCCAGATAAAACGGCTTCCAGCGCTGGTCCTCGTCGACCCGCATGATCCCGTAACCCAGATCATGGTCCTTACCAAGGACATTGGTGTACGTGTGGTGGACCTCGTTGTGCGAGTGCTTCCACATTTCCGACGGTGAAGCGTTGTCCCATTCCCAGGTGGTGGAGTGGATCTTCGGGTCGCGCATCCAGTCCCACTGCCCGTGCATGACGTTGTGCCCGATTTCCATGTTCTCGACGATCTTCGAGATCGACAGTCCCACAGTGCCTATCAGCCAAGCGGGCGGGAACAGCGAGAACAGCAGCACCGCGCGACTGGCCAGCTCCAGGCGACGCTGGCCGTCGATCACGCTGCGGATGTATGCGGCGTCGCGCTCGCCGCGGCCGGCCAGCACATTCTCGCGGATGACGTCGAGTTCGCGGCCCAGGTTCTCGATGTCCTCGTCGGACAGGTGGGCGGCCGGATTCGATTGGGTGGCAGTCATTTCAGCTCCTCAGAGGTCTAGCTCGCAGGCACCTGCGGCCGCGGACACACAGGTTTGGATTTGTACGTTGTCGCCCGGGTTGGCGGTGGTGACCTCGCCGTTGCGCAGGTCGCGCACCGCGCCCTGACGCAGGGGAACCACGCACCCGAAGCAGACGCCCATCCGGCAACCCGACGGCATCAACACCCCGGCGGACTCTCCGGTGTCCAGCAGCGTCTGGGATCCGTCGGCTTCCACGACGCTGCCGCTCTTGGCGAACGTCACGGTGCCGCCTTCGCCGGCGGTGATGACGACGGGGCGGAAGCGTTCGATATGCAGCCGGTCGGTGATACCTTCTGCGTCCCAGCGCTGTTCGATCGCGTCGAGCAGACCCGCCGGACCGCATGCCCACGTTTCGCGCCCGGCGAAGTCTGGGACCAGATCAGCCAACCGCGCCACGTCGAGCATTCCGTCGGTGTCAGTGTGCCTTTCCACCAACCGAATTCGGCCCTCCCGGGCCAGCATGCGCAGTTCCCAGCCGAAGATGACGTCGTCCGCGGAGGGCGCGGAGTGCACGACCACGATGTCCGCGGCCGCTCCGAGGCTCGCCATGTTGCGCAACATCCCCATCACCGGGGTGATGCCGCTGCCGGCCGTGAGGAACAGGATCTTCGCCGGCACCTGATTGCCGAGGGTGAACTCACCCGCGGCCTGATCCAGCTGAAGCACCGTCCCGACGGTGGCGCGGCGCACCAGATGGTTGCTGACCACGCCGTCGGGAATCGCCTTCACGGTGACCGCGATACAACCGTCTCGCCGCTGGGTCTTGGAGGTCAGCGAGTAGGCCCGCCACTGACGGACACCGTCCACGTCCACGCCGATGCGCACATACTGTCCGGGCACATGCGAGCGCCAGCCCCGCCCGGGCCGGATCACGACGGTAGCGGCGTCGCGGGTCTCGGGGTGAATTGCGACGATGCGCCCGCGGAGGTCGGCACCGGATCGAAGCGGATCGATGACGTCCAGGTAGTCGTTGGGGACCAACGGCGTCGTAACCCGCTCGGCAAACTTCAGCACGCGCTCGCGCAGTGCGCCGACGACGTTGGGTCGGGTGGCCAAGGTTGTCATGACTCCATCGTCGTTGTCACCGGATGTAAAGTCTTGACTCGACAGCGTAGTTTTCTGGGCATTAATTGTTCGAAAGGGATAAATTTGGCGGATTCGTCACTTCGACTTAGCGGTCTACAGCTGGACGAACCCGTGGTCAGGGCGCTGGAGTCCATCCTTCCGGGGATGGCCGAGCGAACAGTGACCGCGATCACCGTGGCGGTACCGAGCTACGCCGACGCGTTCAGTGGGCGGATGGGCCAGATCATCGAGAACGCGGTGCAGACGTCGCTGGGCATCTTCCTGCGGCTGGCGACCCGGCCCGAAGGCACCGACGCCGGGACGTCGCTGCTGCAGGCCGTCGACGGTGCCTACGAACTCGGGCGTGGCGAGGCACGTCAGGGCCGGACGATCGACGCTTTGCTGGCGGCTTTCCGGGTGGGCGCGCAGGTCGCGTGGCAGGAGTTGTCGGCGACCGCCGTCGCAGCCGGGCTTCCGGCGTCCACCATCGCACGGTTCGCCGAGTTGGTCTTCGCCTACATCGACGAGCTGTCGGCATCCAGCGTGTCCGGCCACGCCGACGAACTCGCCACCACCGGACGGGTCCGGCAGCGCTACCTCGACCGGTTGAGCCAGGACCTGCTGGCCGGAGAGACCGCGGCAACCCTGACCGCCGCCGCCGAGCAGGCCGGCTGGCAGCCACCCGACACGCTGACCGCGGTATTGGTGCCGTTGGCGCAAACCCGCGGGCTGGCAGCACAATTCGGTCAATCCACCCTGCAGTTGGCCGAAGATCTACCCGGAGTGGATGCGTCGGAGGCGCTTGCCGTTCTTCTGGTCCCGGACATGGCCGGCACGGCGCGGCGTCAGTTGTTGTCGGCTCTGGGCGCCAGAAAGGCGTTGGTGGGTCCGGCCCGGCCGTGGATGGACGTCCGCTCGTCCTACTATCGCGCCCTGCGCGCCCGGGAACTGTCGCAGGCGAGCGGCTCCAGCGCCGTCGACACCGATGACCACCTGGTCGAACTCGTGCTCGGCGCCGATCTCGAAGCGGCCGCCGACCTGCGCGCCCGGGTGTTGGCGCCGCTGTCCGGCCTGCCACCCAACACTGCCGACCGGCTCACCGAAACCTTGCGGTCCTGGGTGCTGCACCAGGGCCGGCGTGACGCAGTGGCAGCCGATCTCTTCATTCACGCCCAGACAGTCCGCTACCGGATGAGTCAACTGCGCGAGCTGTTCGGC
This genomic stretch from Mycobacterium paragordonae harbors:
- a CDS encoding poly-gamma-glutamate hydrolase family protein, with protein sequence MPVRRHLYFAYGSNLCVRQMAARCPDAGDPRRAVLSDHDWLINERGVATVEPCAGGEVHGVLWRLSDRDLTVLDSAEGVPVRYRRDQLDVHTDSGLSPAWVYIDHRVTPGPPRPGYLSRIIDGATHHGLPQRWIDFLRRWDPTRWPLPLSSNGDGPQSLSALLSEPGMVELSRLRSRFGFLAIHGGGLEQMTDVIAERAARDAGASVYVLRHPDRYPHHLPSSRFDPGESAQLAEFLDHVDVAVSLHGYGRIGRSTQLLAGGRNRALASHVAGHVRLPGYEVVTDLDAIPSALRGLHPDNPVNRVRGGGTQLELPVRVRGLSPRSPLPGADGWSPVTVSLAQGLAAAARSWQLSSD
- a CDS encoding LLM class F420-dependent oxidoreductase, with amino-acid sequence MLVDKDFRFGLSIRYFRSREALVEIAKRAEDLGFDVLCVPDHLGAAAPFPTLTAAAMVTERIHLSMYVLNAAFYKPALLSRDIGALDILSDGRLEVGLGTGYVREEFEAAELPYPSAGARVDYLQHMTEYLTENHPRVPIMIAGSGDRVMTLAARHADIIGLTGAKVRDVEDPLAERIEFVRNAAGDRFSALELNLVITAVPGPDETIPNLALTRRNAPDRSEEELLAMHSVLSGSPREMAEKLVGHRDKYGVTHFTVQDNHIDNFANVIAELR
- a CDS encoding Rieske 2Fe-2S domain-containing protein, which translates into the protein MPQRFPFADYPKGWYQVAYSHEVGEGDVVGLRYFGRQLVCYRGDSGTAYVLDAYCPHLGADIGVGGSVRGDCVVCPFHGWSFDGAGSNVDIPYTKRPNATAKLRSWPTTERAGIIFVWHSSRGGEPEWELPKIPESDDAAFAFYAPDHARWRFRSHPQEVFENTVDIAHFATVHGVSAFGALEVEQDGHLFRAIAEVNFETPRGPVSGAVDSELFGMGVDVVRHRGLGRSCTILTVTPIDGEYVEARYTFFVAVEPETGEMTRMGVGFARDFCKQIEQDIPIWENKIYRDRPKLAQGEAAIMEFRNWAQLSYDDTVAL
- a CDS encoding IS481 family transposase, with protein sequence MSKAQLVITAVVLEGRSKSDVARDYDVSRQWVQQLCKRYDTEGDAAFLPHSRRPHHSPHAVALDVEDRIVRLRKTLTKRGLDAGADTIASHLATDPTITNVPAISTIWRILQRRGFITPQPHKRPRSSWKRFAAELPNQCWQADTTHWHLAHGGGAEILNIIDDHSRLDIASVARRTISGPDVTATFTTAFTRWGTPASVLTDNGAIFTGAPRRGGRTSLEITLGELGVRYLNSRPYHPQTCGKVERFHQTQKRWLTAHPATTLAQLQQQLDEFTNYYNTERPHRAINRTTPQQAFNARLKATPSGYLIPAHCRIRTDVIDAAGVITLRHNSRLHHIGLGKRRTGTKVTVLIDDLDIRVLDRSTGHLIRKLTLDPTRDYQPRGVKCGNSPENRDEV
- a CDS encoding fatty acid desaturase family protein — translated: MTATQSNPAAHLSDEDIENLGRELDVIRENVLAGRGERDAAYIRSVIDGQRRLELASRAVLLFSLFPPAWLIGTVGLSISKIVENMEIGHNVMHGQWDWMRDPKIHSTTWEWDNASPSEMWKHSHNEVHHTYTNVLGKDHDLGYGIMRVDEDQRWKPFYLAQPLWNFINACLFQYGIAAYDLEIGKYLQGRSDKEEFRRQGKKVLAKVRRHVTRDYVLHPLLSGPSAVTTVTANLTANLVRNLWTHSVIMCGHFPEGVQTYEKTSIEGETRGQWYLRQMLGSANISGNAFLHFMTGNLSFQIEHHLYPDLPSNRYQEIAPKVQELFERYGLTYTTGSLPRQVASAWKKVFRLSLPNDFGRKASGAIQPSALREVIFARPRREAQAA
- a CDS encoding Nramp family divalent metal transporter, which gives rise to MAQDITVTDRAGSDKAGWYLLGPAFVAAIAYVDPGNVAANVSSGSKFGYLLLWVIVGANVMAGLVQYLSAKLGLVTGHSLPEAIGRGMGRPARLAYWAQAEIVAMSTDVAEVIGGAIALRILFGLPLPLGGLITGVISLVLLLIKDRRGQRLFEAVITGLLLVIALGFTASFFVATPPAGEVMSGLVPRFQGTESVLLAAAILGATVMPHAVYLHSGLSRDRHGQPEAGAARRRLLRITRWDVGVAMVIAGGVNAAMLLVAAFNMRGHGDVASIDDAYAAVRDTLGPTIAVLFAIGLLASGLASSSVGAYAGAMIMQGLLHWSVPMVVRRLVTLGPAIALLALNVDPTRTLVLSQVVLSFGIPFAVLPLVRLTANRKLMGADANHPATTAVGWVVAVMISLLNVALIYLTVTG
- a CDS encoding YoaK family protein, with translation MQWWMQPAQEGGPLPRWVVLGYSAVLALTAGFVNAVAILLLAFPVANVTAATTQLGMNTANPWLYEGHLLAAIIFGFLLGAAIAGAVLAPTRAQAGPRHAALLIFEATLLGLAAAGLEDTPVRALLDTLGLDQPIVQAVCAATALGMQNGLTSSFRGMAVRTTHFTGTITDLGLMIGRSREHGLEKWKATVLSVTFVLFLTGGVIGLLVGGPLGGYALLIPAVTCLAVAAGCLVHSRGRRESEDAAAESVHA
- a CDS encoding FkbM family methyltransferase, with product MKSVPVRRALVGGLAGALILAGGWRARVLLRTNPNGGTPVTLPNGLRVRQWQKIETDFLYEETFGKYSVYAKGNYIDFQPGAVIVDAGANVGMFTLFAAHRCRGEAEIFAFEPIPTTFSVLAANAAAATRGDYAAAMGARPGASLKIHAINCGLSATKEEVIFQHHPHFSLWSTQDADFAHQRLDRFLADVAGMIPLAPAVLSRAVVRPFVAWMGRTKKVTATLVPLSSIIEEYHLDRIDILKADVEGAEVAVLQGITPNQWDIVRQVVTEVEYFATKDLVIEILEAHGFTTHWYASERERYGDVRSEVCMVYAWRAEDRRTHRPTT
- a CDS encoding flavodoxin family protein, with the protein product MTSDTALRALFINATLKRSPELSHTDGLIERSAGIMGEQGVEVDTLRAIDHDIATGVWPDMTEHGWQTDEWPSLYERVLAADILVLCGPIWLGDNSSVMKRVIERLYSCSHLLNDRGQYAYYGRVGGCLITGNEDGVKHCAMNILYSLQHLGYTIPPQADAGWIGPAGPGPSYLDPGSGGPENDFTNRNTTFMTYNLIHVARMLKAGGGIPAEGNQRTEWDAGCRPSFANPEYRS